AAACAATCTGTAGAATCTTTTCACCGCAGATTGGGTAAAATAATGTGGGACTATTGCGGCATGGCAAGAAATGCGGAAGGATTGCAATTTGCAAGAAAAGCCATCCAAGAACTAAGAGATGAATTCTGGCGCGATGTATTTGTTCCCGGTCAAGCCAACGAATTCAATCCGGAGTTGGAAAAAGCTGGCAGAGTAGCAGACTTCCTCGAACTGGGCGAATTGATGGTTCTGGATGCCCTGCAACGCAACGAATCCTGCGGCGGACATTTCCGCGAAGAATACCAAACAGAAGAAGGGGAGACCTTACGCGACGACGAAAACTTCAACTTTGTCGCAGCCTGGTCCTGGACCGATCTCTCTAAAGAACCCGAACTGTTTAAAGAAAAGCTCGAATATGAGAATGTGAAAATTGCGAGTAGGAGTTATAAGTAGAATATAGAAGTAAAGGAGAAAAATATATAACAAATAGATTTATATGTGCATTGAATTTTTGAATTAAAATACTTGGCAATTTCTTTTAGAAATGTGTTCTTTAACTGGATTTAGTATAGTGTAAAATATTCGTTAAAAAACAAAAAAAATAGAAGAATCTTTAAAAAAACATGAAGATGAAAAACATATTTAACTTTGGTATTGTAACCATATTATTGTTTTTTCATAATCAAAATATAAACGCTCAAAATTCTGAATGTAGCGTACTTACTGATCCTGTTCAAGCAGTAGCCGCATCCGAGCCTTGCTTTAATGTAGATTCCATTTTCGAAAATTGTATTCCGATTTACATCAAAGTCAATTTCCATTTTTTTGTCAATGATGATTGTTCTGGCGATGTTTCCTTGCCTCTTGACCCAACAATTGTAAAACAAGAAGACGCAGCTGGTTGGGCAGGTTATATTATATATCGAGCGAATGAAGATTTAGCTAATAATATGGCACAACTAAATGCAAGTGGCTATAATACTTCATCTTCATCACCCCATTGCAACCCAATCCGATTTGTTATAAGTGGGCTTTATTTTCATTGCAATAATTCTGATAAATTTGATGGATATAGCCTAAGCTATTTAAGTTCTAAATATGCTATTAACTCGAATTCTGAATTAAATGTATTTATGGCCTCTTTCAATCATACTTCTACTAGTGGAGCTGCCTTTCAAGGTGGAAGCATTAGTTCTGTTAATCGATTTGATTGGCAAGTATTGAATCATGAATTGGTTCATAATTTGAGTTTAGGTCACAGTTTTGATCCTGATGGTTGTGATGATACACCTAAACTCACATTCGATTATGATCTAAATTGTGATGGGCAGATAAGTTCGAATCCAGTTGATAAGGAAAAAGAACAAACATGCTTTGGCTTGGAACCATCAAATAGCATTAAATGTAATCCACCGAGCCCTTGTCCAATATACCATTGCTGTGACCAAGGCTGGATCAACAATAACATCATGAGTTACAACAGCCCAAATACGGCTTGGACTAATTGCCAAATTCTGAAAACACTAGAACACATATCGAATTTGAAATGCGAATATATCGCCCAAATAGGTGGCAATTGTCCGCCACTTTCAGCAATTATAATCAGGCAACCAAAAGACATTGTGAAAACAAAACATTGTACTTATTGTTTTGATTTGGGGGCAAGTATGGGATATAATCAATACAAGATTGAAATATATGACAATATAAATCCATCTAGTCCTTCCATAATCCATACGACCAATTGGCTTTCTGGATTAGCTAAAAAATATTGTATAAGTGGCCCCATATTGGGAAATTGGCAAGATGGAATGTTGCCGGATCACCCGTATTTAATAAAGCTGATTGTTAAAAATGATTGCAGTGAAACTGACAAATCCTTTCCTTTTATACTCCCGGTAAGGGACTGCACTATTGTAGGTGTGCCTAATGAGGATTACAAGATATCATTAAGTCCTAACCCGGCATCAGATTATTTAATTATACATTATGAGTTAGAAGAAACCGCTGAGGTGAGAATTCTAGTTACACATCCAATGTACACCAGTTTTAACTACACGGTAACATCATTGATGTCACAGAATCAAGGAATATATAATGTAAATGTTCCAATCGAATCATTTTATCCAGGATTAAATGTAATTATATTTGAGGTTGGCGGTATAATTTTTACTAAAACTTTTATCAAGCAATAGTATTTAATTTAATGTGAAATAGTTCAAGAAGCTATATACCCATTATTATCATTAGAACATTATGAAAAAAATAATAATTTGTATCCTGCTTTTTTCTTCTTTCAATTGTTGGGGGCAGAGGAAAGCCCAATTTGAAATGAGTTTTTATTTTCAAGATGCGAGTGGAAATAAAGACACAATTGTATTTAGAGCCGATTCCTCTATAATTGATGAAATTACATTTGATGATGATTGGAATCCAGAATGGGGAGAAATAATTGATAATTCTCCATTTGATTCTACATTTGAAGTTAGGGCACAACCAAAATTTGCCATTGGTGGTGATTTTTATCAAAACATTATACTTACAGCCAATGATGTTGATCAGCCCGACGGATGCATTGTTCCTAATCCACTTTTAATATTTGTATATACTAAAAATTGGCCTGTTACGATGACATGGGATCGATCTTACTTTAGAAATCATCCTTGTTTGTATGGAAGTGTTGGTTCACCAGATAGTTATTATTCTCAAAAATGGTTGTTCAATGATCCAGTACCAATCCGAGAAGTAGCATGCCTCGCAAACAATAAAACCTACACTAAAGATTTAAGGCCTGAATTGTTAGAAAAAAATTTTGAGCTTCCATTTATAACTCAGCATATAATTTTAGGACGAGGCAAGCAATACATTACAGCAATTGGTATAGATTTTGGGCCACCTTATTTTCATCTTTGTGATTCATTGACTGAAACGAATGATGTCAATAGCGATAATTATTCTATTCAACCTACCATTACACAAGATAAACTTAGAATTATATCATCAAATTTAGATAATAAGGAATGTTTCATTGTAAGCTCAGAAGGGCAAATAATAAAACAGTTAATATTTTCTGATGATGATCACATTATTGATGTAAGCAATTTGGTTTCAGGATTATATTTGTTGCACATAAGAAATTCAAAAGGTATTCTTCGAACAAAAATGTTTATAAAATGGTAATGAAAAAATTCACATCTGATAACACAGCGCTGAATGACCATGCAGGATGAATTATTCATAAGTGGTATTGGCGCACTGCACTTGGTCAGCTTGCACTGTTGGCAGATGTAGGTGAAATTGAAAATTAATGATAATAAAAATGTTGGGTGATTATAAAAGATTAATTGTTTATCAAAAGGCGTTCGAATTGGCTATGCAAATATTTGAATTATCAAAAAAATTTACTGCAGAAGAAAAATATAGTTTAACTGATCAGGTGAGAAGATCATCGAGGTCTGTGTGCAAAAATATTGCTGAAGCATATAGAAAAAGAAGGTATCCGGCACATTTTATCTCTAAATTATCCGATGTAGATATGGAAAATTCAGAAACAAATGTTTGGTTGGAATTTTCGATAAAGGGTAATTATCTAAATGAGGAACAAAGTGTAAAATTATTTTCAGCAAATGAAGAAATTGGTAAACTTTTACAGCACATGATGAAATACCCATCTAAATTTGGTGTAATTAAAGTCTAAATTAAATTGTCAAAAAAATAAATACTGCCAACTGAGAATTATAAACTGCAAACTTTTCAACCATGAATCTAAATCTAAAAATCTGGCGCCAATCAAACCCAAATGCAAAAGGTGGTTTTGATAAATATGAAGTAAATGCCAACGAGCATATGTCATTTTTGGAAATGCTCGATGTTTTAAACGAACAATTGATAGCCGAAAGAAAAGATCCGGTGGCTTTTGATCATGATTGTAGAGAAGGGATCTGTGGAGCCTGCAGTATGGTGATTAATGGCCGTCCGCATGGACCTAATTCCGGAACGACAACCTGTCAGTTGCACATGCGGTTTTTTAAAGAAGGTGACGAAATCGTTATTGAACCCTTTCGGGCTAAATCATTTCCGGTGGTGAAAGATTTGGTAGTCGACAGATCGGCTTTTGACCGGATCATTCAAGCCGGTGGATTTATTTCTGTAAATACAGGCCAGGCCATTGATGGAAATGCCATACCCGTACAAAGAGATCTCGCCTCCAAATCCTTCGATGCTGCAGCATGTATTGGCTGCGGGGCCTGTGTTGCTGCTTGTCCGAATGGCTCAGCTATGCTTTTTGTCGCTGCTAAGGTTTCTCATCTGGGTTTATTACCACAAGGAAAAATTGAGCATTCCAGGCGCGTTCAGAATATGGTCAAGCAAATGGATGAAGAGGGATTTGGAAACTGCAGTAACGTAGGTGCTTGTGAAGCCGAGTGTCCGAAGGAAATCAGCCTTGAAAACATAGCCAGATTAAACAGAAGTTTGATTGGAGCAGCGCTCAGTTCAGACTGATATTTATTGTACTGTTTTGATAATTAGCACAATAAATAGGGGGAAGCGCTAAATTTCTCGCTAATATTTGATTTTTAGTTTCAGCGATTCCGTTGAAGAATATATATTTGCAGTCCGTTTTGAAAACGCCTCCTTAGCTCAGTTGGTTAGAGCGTCGGACTGTTAATCCGCAGGTCCTTGGTTCGAGCCCAAGAGGAGGCGCAAAAAGCCCGGAAGCATTGGTTTTCGGGCTTTATTTTTACATCAAAAGCATTTCAACAAAATGAGCATACTGACTATAGGTACAATGGCATTTGATTCCATTCATACCCCTTTTGGATCCGTCGAAAAAGTCATAGGCGGCGCTTGTACTTACATTAGCTGGGCTGCTTCATACTGGTATAAAGACATTAATCTGGTGTCGATTATTGGAGATGACTTTCCTGAGGAAGAGATCCGGGCTTTAAAAAATCGCGGGGTAAATATGGATGGCTTGGTCCGCGTTGCTGGAAAAAAATCGTTTTATTGGGCTGGAAAGTACCATGCGGATATGAATAATCGCGATACACTGGTGACAGATCTAAACGTACTGGCAGATTTCAATCCCGTTTTACCTGAGCGTTATAAAAACAGCCAATTTATAATGTTGGGAAATCTAACACCCGATATTCAACTTTCCGTTTTAGATCAACTTACCCATAAGCCAAAGCTCATTGTTTTAGATACCATGAATTTCTGGATGGACAATGCCATGGACACCTTGAAAAAAGTGATTTCCCGCGTAGATTTATTGACCATCAACGACGAAGAAGCCCGGCAATTATCAGGCGAGCACAGTCTCGTTAGAGCAGCTAATAAAATACATGAAATGGGTCCGGCTTTTTTGGTGATTAAAAAAGGTGAACATGGAGCCTTACTCTTTCACAACGGACAAATATTTTTTGCACCCGGACTCCCGGTTTCGGATGTAATCGATCCTACCGGAGCCGGCGACAGCTTTGCTGGTGGCATGATTGGGTATCTGGCCCGTACAGGAGATCTGAGTTTCTCAAATATGAAAACCGCCATCATCTATGGCTCAACGATGGCCTCGTTTTGTGTAGAAGAATTCAGCTTGAGTAAACTTCGCAACTTAAGCCAGGAAGAAATCCACGAGCGCATCCGCCAGTTCGAACAACTATCAACTTTCGACGTAAAAGAATTACCTGTCATGAATGGGTAATTCCCCAAATGCTGGTAAATTTATTCAGTATTTAATCGAAATTCAATCTGCGCAATCTGCGGGAAACCACAGGATTTTGATAAGGCATCGACACTTCTTTTTCTAATCTCCCTCTTCCACCTCAAACAACTCCTCAACCGAACACAAAAAGTAGCTCGCCATTTTGAGCGCTAATAAAGTAGACGGTATGTACTTCGACGTTTCAATCGCATAGATACTCTGACGACTCACACCCAGTGCTTGAGCCAATTCCTCCTGAGAAATATTATTCATGGCCCTATAAACCTTGACTTTGTTTTTCATTCTTCGCTGATTTGACTTTGACGATACAGATAACTGAACCTCAAAATATAGATGGATGGAATCGAAAACATATTAAAGATCATGCAATAAAAATAGCCCGTTCCATAAAAGAAAAACAGCGTAAAAATCAACAAAATGCAACTGGCCAAAGCAGCCCACATCAAAGCATTATAGCGCATCTGCAGCGTGTATTCATCTTCCTGTTTCATGCGAAAAACCAAGAAATAGGATGCCCATAACAAACAAAAACCCAATCACTTCGAGGGTGAGGTTGTCTTCGATGATACCCAGCCAGGTGTCATTTCCAAAAATAGCATCCCCATAAATCGCCAAGGTATGCAGTTTGAGGACCTCCCACTCCCAATCGAAACTCAAGCAGACAATACCAGCAACAAATGACCCCCAAAACAGGATCCATCCAGGAGTTCGTAGAGTGTAAGGAAAAAGCAATAAATTTTTCATAATGTAAAGTTTAGTTATACAAATGTAAAGTAAAATTTACATAATTATTGTGCAAGGCCTTAAAATTATTTTAAAATTCATAAAAACCTCTAATTGGGAGCGTTTTCATTCCGCTTTTATGGACTCACTAATAATTTAATCTCTTCGACTGCTTTGCCTGGGGTGCAAAAGGTGTCAAGCCGTTTTTACATACAGATGTTAAATTGAATTTAATTAATTTTTATCCTTGTGGACCTAGTAGCTAATAACTCCCGACTTCTTTAAGGTATGGGTAGGAAGAACCTAGGACAGTAAAAAGCCAACAGACTAAAGCTAAAGGCTAACATCTAGCAAACTAACAACTAGCATCTAACAACTATTAACTACCCTCCTTTTCCACCGCCAACTGTCCGCAAGCGGCATCAATATCTTTTCCCCTGCTTCTTCGAACCGTAATCATAATGCCGTGTTTGCGAACTTCCTTAGCGAAGCTGTTGATGTGATCTTCGGTAGATTTTATAAAATCCATTCCTTTCACCGGATTGTATTCAATGATGTTGACTTTTACCGGAAAATGCGAACACATCCGAATGAGATTTTTGGCATCGGAAACCGTATCGTTAAATCCTTCGAAGGCGATATATTCATAGCTTATCCGGTTTCCGGTTTTTTTATAAAAATAGCGCAGGGCTTCCATGAGGCTGTTCAGATTGTTACTCTCGTTGATGGCCATCATTTTATTTCTTTTGAGATCATCGGCAGCATGCAAGGACAAGGCTAAATTAACTTTGCTGCCATCATCTGCAAGTTTTTTAATCATTTTAGAAATTCCTGCGGTTGATAAGGTGATACGTTTTGGAGAAAGAGCAAGCCCTTCCTTTGCGCACAAGATTTCAATACTCTTCATGACATTTTTATAGTTGAGCAAAGGTTCACCCATGCCCATATACACGACGTTGCTTAGCGGTCTGCCATATTTCTGCTCACAAACAGAATTCACCGCATAAAATTGATCTGCAATTTCAGATGCAGTGAGTTGACGCAGTAATCCCATGGTTCCGGTTGCACAAAATGCACAACTGAGGCTGCAACCCGATTGAGAAGAAACACAAATCGTAAACCGCTTATCGTCTTCAACAGGGATCAATACAGATTCTATGGGAAATCCATCATAAGTGCGAAATCTGAATTTCATAGTTCCATCCGAACTCTCCTGCTGTTTATCCATGGTGAGTGCAGGAATAAAAAACTGCTCAGATAATTGTTGTCTTTGGGTTTTAGACAAATTAGACATACTTTCAAAATCCCTGACGGCTCTTTTCCATAACCATTCCTGAAGTTGTTTGTGTCTGAATTTTTCCCAACCCATCTCACTCAGGCAGCTTTGCAGGTCCTCCGGACTTATATTTAACAGGTCTTTTTTAAGATTTTCCATGAATCAATGCAAAATTACTCTTGAGAACTTGTACAAATCAAAACAATATGTCAACTCGCTACGTATATATACTCAAAGTTGCAGTATGAAGCGAAATTTTCGATTTTGGATCTATGGTTTAATGGGATTATTCATGCTGAGCAGCTGTGCAGCTACCAAACCCAAAAATGCTTTTGAATACTATACACTTCCCGATTCACCCAATTATGCCCTTCCAGAGAATTGGGCGGCCTGGCCGGGGAAAAAGGATTTGGCAGATACAACGCCCCTTGGATTAAGAGACCAGCAGCAGATTTCGCAAGCTGATGTCTTTTTTATTCATCCTACCAGTTTCCTGAATAAAAGAGGGCATGATCAATGGAACGCTGAAATAAACAATAGTAAAGTCAACCAAATAACTGATGAAGGAGCTATTCAGTATCAGGCGACGATATTCAATGAAGTGGGCAGAATTTATGCACCCCGGTATCGCCAGGCCCACTTTGAGGCATTTTTTACGGAAGATACTGCATCAGCCAGAAAATCATTACTCCTGGCCTATACAGATGTTAAAGCTGCGTTTGATTATTTCTTAGAAAAAGAAAACCAGGGAAGGCCTATTATTCTTGCCGGACATAGTCAGGGCGCCTTACATATGATCAGGTTGCTTCAGGATTATTTTGACAAACCAGACAGCATGCGCAACAAATTGGTCGTCGCTTACGCGGTCGGTTGGCCTATTCCCAAAGATGAATTCCGCTTTTTAAAAGCATGCGAATACCCCGAAGGAACCGGTTGCATTTGCAGCTGGCGAAGCTTTAAAATGGGCCACAAACCCAAACACATCAAAAATGAAGCAGAGGTCATAATTACCAATCCTTTAAATTGGAAAACCACTGAAGATTACATTTCAAAGGAATTCAACCTGGGAGCCGTATTGGATGGCTTCGACAAGTCTCCGGTAATTGGTATGTCAGGTGCAAGGATTTACAAAGGCATCCTTTGGGTAGACAAACCCAAATTCAAATTCAGCTTTTTGTATCCCTTTGCCAATTTTCATCGCGGAGATTTGAATATCTTTTACATGAACGTTCGCGAAAATGTGAAGACGCGATTGAATTCTTTTTGGAGATAAATATTAATATTTTTCGTTATCCTTCTTTATACGAAAACAATAAATACGAAAGCCGGCTTCAGCCGGATACGGAGCGGAAACCTCTAAAATGAAGATTTAAAAACGGATTCAAAATAAAACATGAATTGTAACTATAGCTATTAATAGGAATGGGTTTCAACCCATTCCTACCGGAATGCAATAAATAGATTCCATGTAAATCGAAACACCAAACCCCCAATACCGGCTTCAGCCGGAATTAAAAACGCAAACCCCAAAAATGCTCAATTGAAAACGAAACCCCAAAAAAACATGGAATGAACCGGAAACTATAAATAGGAATGGGTTTCAACCCATTCCTCCGAAATGCAATAAATAGATTCCATGTAAATCGAAACACCAAACCCCCCAATGCCGGCTTCAGCCGGATTTAATAACACAATCTCCAAAAATGCTCAATTGAAAACGAAACCCCAAAAAAACATGGAATGAACCGGAAACTATAAATAGGAATGGGTTTCAACCCATTCCTACCGCGCCCATTCCTACCGCCCATTCCTACCGTGCCCATTCCTACCGCACCCATTCCTACCGCACCCATTCCTACCAAATCCATTCCAATCGAGCGTGAATCATCAATTGAATCCAATGCAATTCACCCAATTTCTTCTATTTCCTAAATTTCAGATTAAATTTTAAACACCTAAAATTTTATTTTTTTCATAAACTAACAATCGTTCATATTTTAAATTTATTTAATTTATTATTATTTATAATATAACTAACATAAGTTAGTTTAATACTAACATATGTTAGTATGTATAAAAAACAAAATAAAAAAGAAGTAAAATTATGAGCAGAATTGCAACAAATTTGATGTATTTAAAACACCATTAAAATCGCTGCAAATGCAGTAAACAAAGGCTGTTTACGATTTCACCATTCCAACGTGAGAACTTGCAGAAATGATAAATTCAAATTCTATTTTATATTTAAATACAAACTTTTATGAATGAATCTTTTTAATCATGAACCCATTCTCAACTTTTTCAAAATCAATTTTGGTGTAATATTCCATAGCACTCGGGGCAGATAGATGGAAAAGCATGGTTCCTTCTCCAATTTTTTTTGTGATGATAAAAAATTCGTTCTAGATCAGTTTTGAGTCTGTTAATACCCGAATTTCGATAGCGTTCAATAATAGATCCATTGTCTGGGATTGTATCCGATTGGTAGGTGATGTTCAAATTTATTTCGCGAATGACTTTGTTTGCATTTTTGTGAACGCGCTTGATATTTCTTTTAAAATTTGACTTTCATTTCTCCTTTGTCAACCGCTTTTATAAAATGGATCAGGCCATTCATATAGGTCTGCTGATCATCGTATAAACTCATATGACTGCCATTTTCACAATACAGATAACTTCCATTTTGTACTTGTTGTGACATCCATTTCAAATGTTCGGGATCCATGGTGTCGTATTTACCGGCGATCACTAAGGTTGGTGCACTTATGTTTTTTAATTCAGTGCCAATGTCCCATTTTTCAAGATTGCCTGACATTCCAAATTCACTGGGACCCTGCATCATAATGTAGATCTGATGATTCAAATTTTTGAAAGCTCTTAGAATGGGATCTGGCCATGTTTCCAAAGGAATTCTACAAATGAATTTATTGTAAAAATGCGGCATCAACAAGTCCATATACCTGGGGTTTTCAAAATCTTTTTTCGCTTCCAAATCCCGGATCTCTTGCAACACTGCAGAATCTAACTGGGGGCCTAAAACTTCTTGTGCATATTTTCCATACGCCGGGGAACTGCTCATGGCATTGGAGATGATCAGTCCTTTCAGGTGTTCGTTATACTTTAATGCATATTGCTGTGCCAGCCAACCACCCCAGGAATGCCCCAAAAGATAGAAATTACTTTTGTCCAATCCAAGTGCAAGCCGCACTTGCTCAAGTTCATCCACAAAACGATTTATATTCCATAAGGAGGTATCCTTGGGTTGATCAGAAAATGCGGAACCCAACTGATCGTAATAAATAAATTCAATGCCTTCTTTTGGAAAGAAGTTTTCTACGCATTCAAAATATTCATGAGTCGCTCCGGGGCCACCATGTAATAACAAAACTTTTATATTTGGATGATTGCCAATCCTTTTGGTCCACACTTTAAATGAATCTTTTGCAGTTTGGATTGTAATGATTTTTATTCCTCCGGTTTGGATGCCGGAGTCTTGATTTTCAAAATAGCTGTTTGATTGTTCAACTAAGTTTTCCTTTTTTACCTCAGTACAGTGAATACTCACAAGCATTAATCCAAGTATGCCAATGAAGTGATAAATTTTATTTTTCATGTTAATTGATATTTTAAGAAAATGGAATTATTGCTCCTATAAAGTTATGCAACTTTCTGGAAATTCACCATTTGTTTCATGATTCAGCCCTCTAATTTTTTAAATTTGTTGCTGCTTATTCAATACAATTTTGTTTAAATATTCGGTTCTTTGTGAGCATAATTCCATTAAAAAAATTCATATGCCTGATATAAATTTGGAAAACAAGAGTCTCGTGTTCCTTGCTGCTATTGGATTTTTCTTAAATGCCGCCTTAGGTTTGCGAGGCTATACGCTCCCTCAAATGTCCTATCAACAATTATTGTGCTTTCAAATGGCCGATGCTTCTGCTATCATGGCAGCAGTGGTTGCCGCGCGCTACGTGGGTATCCGGTCAGAACATGTAGCAGCTTCAGGTTTTATATTACTTGGGATCACCCATGGCATATCTTTATCATCAGCCGGTGTCGATAGTTTTAATGAAGAACGTGGAATACTGATGATCATGCCTATGATCCCAACATTTATCTTGCTCCATTGGTGTACCCTTTTTCCAAAATGGTTGAGATTGGCCGGTTTATTTCCTGCTGCTTCCTTTTTATATCTTTATGTCCATGTCATTTCAGGCGGAGCTTATTACGACACACCTTTGGTATTGGGCTATATCACCTGGTTGTTTATAGAACTGTGCTGGGCTTATTACTTGATAAAGGATTGGAAAGCGCAGACAGGCAAGTCGTAAGCTTACGTTTGAATGTTATTTTTTTTTTGTGCTTCATATTGAAATTTGGGATTAGTCCCACACGTATTTCCACTGTTGGTCTTCTTGTCTTTTCCAAATCGTTTGAAATATGCCTCTGTACTCAATAACGGAATCCTTGGAATCGACAATCTTCCAGATATATTTTCCATAAGTATAAGCCATGTTTCCACAATCGGAAATAGCGACAAAGTCCGGTGACCATTCTACACGCGCACCTTCTAATTTTTTAGCTTCATAATATCGCCGGATGGCATCTTTTCCCTGAACAAGAGTATCATTTTCTCTTTTGATTACGGCATTGGAGTCGGCAAAATAATAAAAAGCTTCAGAGATACTTTGCTCAGAAGCCATTTTCATAAAATCTTCCTCTGTCTTTAAAATTTCTGCCTTTATCCTTGCTTTGTTTACAGGGGCCTCACATGACAAAACTCCTGAAATCAGTAATAATAAAAACTTATTGAACTTCATAAATTGAAATATTAAAGCTAATACGAGACTATGCTTCTCATAACTTATTCGGGCTCTTCGGTTTTTTCAACATGTAAAATATGAAGTATCCTGTGTATGATGGGTGCCAGAAAAACGGCCGTGATACTGAGAAAAGCGATGCCGCTATAAAGCGCATAAAACGATGAGAAATATTTTGATGCATCCGAATTCATTTCAGCAATCGGTCCCATTCCCGTAAGAATCATGCTGGTCATGTAAAAACTATCTACCCAATTGAGCTGCCCAAAATGGTGATAACCTACCGTTCCCATGAGCAGTGAAATGACAATCAGTACAAATGCAAAAAGACTGTACATGCCAAGTCTCGTGAGAAAATTAGAAAATGCGGCCACTTCCTGTTGTCGTTGTTCGAATTTCATTTTTTTTTTGTAAGTTTAATACAAAAATAGACTATTGATATAAATCATTCAGAGAAATATTTCAGTGAGAATTGGTTGCTTTAAAGTAAATATAAAACGGAGTAATATAGAAAAAGCTGTAAAAGTGAAATAATCAAACCTAAAATAATAAGCAAAAAATCCAGTCGGCTTTAGCCGGAATGTAAAACCACTCATCCTGAGTAACAAGAAGCTTAAACGGATCTACATAAATTTGAAACAAGATGGAACTATATACAAGAATGGGTTTTAACCCATTCCGAAATGAATTCGTAACCATTGATCATCCTGATTCGCCACAAAGGCTCCAAGGCACAAAGGACCACAAAGTTAGAAGTATAACGACAAGATTAAAATACCGGATCTTTATTCAACTAACAACTGTTAGATATATAAACCTACAACGATCATCTAACAACCAGCAACTAACAACTATTCCTCATGCTTAAACCCTTCCTTCAATCGGAATAAGTGAAACACTGCTGGAAATATGGCCGACATAGATTCCATCGCGCCTCGTGTCGAACC
The genomic region above belongs to Saprospiraceae bacterium and contains:
- a CDS encoding T9SS type A sorting domain-containing protein, encoding MKKIIICILLFSSFNCWGQRKAQFEMSFYFQDASGNKDTIVFRADSSIIDEITFDDDWNPEWGEIIDNSPFDSTFEVRAQPKFAIGGDFYQNIILTANDVDQPDGCIVPNPLLIFVYTKNWPVTMTWDRSYFRNHPCLYGSVGSPDSYYSQKWLFNDPVPIREVACLANNKTYTKDLRPELLEKNFELPFITQHIILGRGKQYITAIGIDFGPPYFHLCDSLTETNDVNSDNYSIQPTITQDKLRIISSNLDNKECFIVSSEGQIIKQLIFSDDDHIIDVSNLVSGLYLLHIRNSKGILRTKMFIKW
- a CDS encoding four helix bundle protein, whose protein sequence is MLGDYKRLIVYQKAFELAMQIFELSKKFTAEEKYSLTDQVRRSSRSVCKNIAEAYRKRRYPAHFISKLSDVDMENSETNVWLEFSIKGNYLNEEQSVKLFSANEEIGKLLQHMMKYPSKFGVIKV
- a CDS encoding succinate dehydrogenase/fumarate reductase iron-sulfur subunit; translated protein: MNLNLKIWRQSNPNAKGGFDKYEVNANEHMSFLEMLDVLNEQLIAERKDPVAFDHDCREGICGACSMVINGRPHGPNSGTTTCQLHMRFFKEGDEIVIEPFRAKSFPVVKDLVVDRSAFDRIIQAGGFISVNTGQAIDGNAIPVQRDLASKSFDAAACIGCGACVAACPNGSAMLFVAAKVSHLGLLPQGKIEHSRRVQNMVKQMDEEGFGNCSNVGACEAECPKEISLENIARLNRSLIGAALSSD
- a CDS encoding bifunctional hydroxymethylpyrimidine kinase/phosphomethylpyrimidine kinase, whose translation is MSILTIGTMAFDSIHTPFGSVEKVIGGACTYISWAASYWYKDINLVSIIGDDFPEEEIRALKNRGVNMDGLVRVAGKKSFYWAGKYHADMNNRDTLVTDLNVLADFNPVLPERYKNSQFIMLGNLTPDIQLSVLDQLTHKPKLIVLDTMNFWMDNAMDTLKKVISRVDLLTINDEEARQLSGEHSLVRAANKIHEMGPAFLVIKKGEHGALLFHNGQIFFAPGLPVSDVIDPTGAGDSFAGGMIGYLARTGDLSFSNMKTAIIYGSTMASFCVEEFSLSKLRNLSQEEIHERIRQFEQLSTFDVKELPVMNG
- a CDS encoding helix-turn-helix transcriptional regulator, giving the protein MKNKVKVYRAMNNISQEELAQALGVSRQSIYAIETSKYIPSTLLALKMASYFLCSVEELFEVEEGD
- the rlmN gene encoding 23S rRNA (adenine(2503)-C(2))-methyltransferase RlmN; translated protein: MENLKKDLLNISPEDLQSCLSEMGWEKFRHKQLQEWLWKRAVRDFESMSNLSKTQRQQLSEQFFIPALTMDKQQESSDGTMKFRFRTYDGFPIESVLIPVEDDKRFTICVSSQSGCSLSCAFCATGTMGLLRQLTASEIADQFYAVNSVCEQKYGRPLSNVVYMGMGEPLLNYKNVMKSIEILCAKEGLALSPKRITLSTAGISKMIKKLADDGSKVNLALSLHAADDLKRNKMMAINESNNLNSLMEALRYFYKKTGNRISYEYIAFEGFNDTVSDAKNLIRMCSHFPVKVNIIEYNPVKGMDFIKSTEDHINSFAKEVRKHGIMITVRRSRGKDIDAACGQLAVEKEGS
- a CDS encoding DUF3089 domain-containing protein codes for the protein MKRNFRFWIYGLMGLFMLSSCAATKPKNAFEYYTLPDSPNYALPENWAAWPGKKDLADTTPLGLRDQQQISQADVFFIHPTSFLNKRGHDQWNAEINNSKVNQITDEGAIQYQATIFNEVGRIYAPRYRQAHFEAFFTEDTASARKSLLLAYTDVKAAFDYFLEKENQGRPIILAGHSQGALHMIRLLQDYFDKPDSMRNKLVVAYAVGWPIPKDEFRFLKACEYPEGTGCICSWRSFKMGHKPKHIKNEAEVIITNPLNWKTTEDYISKEFNLGAVLDGFDKSPVIGMSGARIYKGILWVDKPKFKFSFLYPFANFHRGDLNIFYMNVRENVKTRLNSFWR